The genomic window GCGCCACGAGGCGAGCGGGTCTGATCACCGATAGCTCGCACGACGCCCGCTCGAGCCAGTCGACACCGTTATGGCGCCGCAGTAATTCCTGCAGAACCTGGAATCCCACGTTGTGGCGCGTGGAGGCGTAATTCTCCCCGGGGTTCCCGAGCCCGACCACCAGTTCAATGTCCATGAGCAAAGAGGGAGGCGCGCCCGCTTGCGGGCGAGCCCAGGCTGGGCCTATTCGCCTCCCTCGCCCCCTTCTTCGCCCTCGTCCTTGCCCTTGCCGATGACCTCCGGCTCGGCGGCCTCGGAAATGACGGCCTCTTCCTCGAGTGCCTCTTCTTCGGGGACCTCTTCCTCGACGACTCTCGGAGTTTCGACGACAACCACGACGCGGCCTTCGTCCTCGAGGAACTTCGCGTTCTCGGGCAGCTGATCAGCAAGATCCGCCACTGTCATATGTTCATCGACCTCGAGCTCCGAGATATCGAGAACAAACTTGTCGAACATCTCGCGAGGGAGGATTTCGATTTCGAGTTCGCGTGACACAAAGTCGACCCGGCCACCGTGGCGGACTCCGACACAATCGCCGATAAGCTCCACCGGCATTTTCACCGTCAGCTTGTGACCGCGGGTGATACGGATGAAATCGATGTGGATGAACTGACCGCTGATGGGATCAGTCTGAAGCTCCTTGATCATCGCCAAGCGCTCCTCATCCGTACCCTGGAGCTTGAGCAAAAAGATCGTGTTTTCGCCCGCAGCGCCCTTGAGTATTTCGCGCACCGCGTGCTCGTCAACCGAGATCGCCACCGGAGGCTTGTCACCTCCGTAAAGCACGGAAGGCACTCTGCCCTGATTGCGCATCCTACCGGCTTCTCCGCTGCCGCGGCCCTCCCGAGCTTCCACCGTAATCGTAATTTCTGGGGTCTGTGTTGCCATGAACGTAACTCCCTTGATTCTGTATGTTGTATTCAGACGAAAAGGCTCGAGACCGATGCCCCCTCGTGAATTCGACGGATCGCCTCTCCGAGAAGCACTGCCAGGGACAGCTGCTCCACCTTTTGGCTCATCCTCGCCTTCTCGTTGAGGGCAATAGTATCGGTCACCACAACCTTTTCGATTGCAGATGCATTCAACCGGTCGATTGCCGGGCCTGAAAACACCGGGTGGACTCCGGTGGCATAAACTGACCGTGCGCCACGTTCGATCAACGCCTCGGCGGAGTGCACCAGGGTCCCTGCGGTGTCGATGATGTCGTCGACGATCACACAATCGCATCCTTCGACGTTCCCGATGACATTCATGATCTCGGCCCGGTTGGCCTCCGGTCGGCGCTTATCCATGATTGCGAGATCGACCTTCAATCGCTTGGCGAAGGCACGAGCCCTTTCGACACCGCCCGCGTCGGGCGACACCAACATCGGTTTGTCGAGCGCCTTGCGGCGAATCGCCTCGATCAGAACCGGCGCCGCGTAGAGGTGATCGACGGGTATATCGAAGAAGCCCTGGATCTGAGCCGCATGAAGATCGATCGTCAACACCCGGTCTGCACCAGCGGTAGTGATCAGGTTCGCGATCAGCTTCGCAGTGATGGGGACCCGCGGCGCATCCTTCCGATCCTGACGGGCGTATCCCATGTAGGGTATGACGACGCAGACCCGCGCCGGCGATGCGCGACGAAATGCGTCGAGCATGATCAACAGTTCCATCAGGTTTTCGTTTGGCGGGGGACCGGTCGGCTGGACAATGAAGACATCCGCGCCGCGGGCATTCTCCTCGATCTGGCAGTACAACTCCCCATCCGAGAAGTTCCCGAGGCGAATCCTTCCTATCTCGATCTGTAGATATCCACAAATCGACTCGGTCAGCGCCGGGTTTGCGCGACCGGAGAAAACGAGCAGCGGTGTTTCCCCAAGCATGTGCCGTTCGACTCCCTCGATCTCTTCCCCATCATGTGGCTGGGGCGGCAGGATTCGAACCTGCGAATGCCGGATCCAAAGACCGGTGGCTTACCACTTGCCGACGCCCCAAGCGCCGCAGAGTATACAGGATTTAGCCCTGCTCCTTGTCGGCCTTACTCTTTGTCGGCGTTGGCCGCCGGCGCATCGCTCGTCCAGAACTCCTCGTTGAACAGTCTCGCCGAAAGGCGATCGAGGGCCGATATCTTGGCATCCTTGCCGTCCGACCCCTTCTGGTCTCTGTCACCGACCACCCGGCTCCGACGAGCCGTCTCGTACTCTTCGAGAACCCGCTTCTCGATGTGCTCACGGATTTCGCTGTTCAACGGATGGGCGATGTCACGCATCTGCCCATTCCGCGTCTTTCTCGCCGGCATCGTCACGAAGACCTGTCCTTCACGCCCTTCAATGACCCGTAGATCGTTGACGATGAAGCTGTCGTCGAACACAACGCTGGCAAACGCGCGGACTTTCCCGCCCTTTGCCGGGCTGACGCGCACCTCGGTCACCTTCATACAAACTCCTCTCGCTCTCCTTCGGTCTTTTCCGCCACCTGGCGTGCCCGCGTGCGACGTGTAGTCGCTGCCACGCGAACCTTCCAATGTTCATCAATTCCGCTGGCCGCGCGCCGTGCTGTCGTGACATCGGGGTAAACGGCACACGCGGAAGCGCCAGATCCTGTCATCCCGGCATGCAGCGGCGAGGTGGTTCGCAGAGCGGTCACTGCTCGCCCCACATCCGGCCATTTTTCAAACACTGCCGGTTCGAGATCGTTTTCGAGATCGTGCCATGGCAGCGCCGCGACGGCATTCCCTTTCGATACCGCCACGAAGGTATCCACCGTATCTTTCGACCTCGTCGAGGTCAACCTGGAAAGGGCCGAATAACACCTGTAAGCGTCGGCTGTCGACACCTCGAACCGCGGGCTGCACAGGACGACTCCGAATTCCTGAAGATCCGGCAACGGCTGGACGAGTTCCCCACGCCCAGTCGCCAACGCCAAACCACCAGTGAGAAAGAAGGGGACGTCCGAGCCGAGCCCTGCTGCAAGCCGCTCGAGTTCATCCTTTTCGAGCTGGAGATTCCAGAGCTCATCGAGAAGAAGGAGCGTCGCCGCGGCATCCGACGAACCACCGCCGAGGCCAGCACCAACAGGAATGTCTTTCACCAGCGTCAGCCTCGCCCCCTCGACGACCCCCGAGAGCATGCGAAGGGCATTTGCCGCCCGAATCACGAGGTTTTCGCGACCCGATGGCACGACTCCTCGCGGCTGCACCTCGAGACGCAGGTCTCCGACAGGAGAAGGCTCCGCCCGCACCTCGTCCGTGAGGTCGATCGTCTGCTGCAGAATCCTGACCTCGTGGTACCCGTCTTTTCGCCTGCCCAAAACCCTCAAATCCAGGCTGATCTTCGCCTGGGCAGGCAATGACAAGATCATCGGTCGGTTTCGACCACACAGCGCGGGAGCGTGGGAAGAGTCGGCAGCTCCTTGCCGGTGTTCCACTCGAGGCGGATCAAATCGAGCTCCGCCCATCGGCCATCTTCTCTCTTCACGCGCACTTTTCCGGGCACCGACAGACTATGGTCACCAAGCCGTATGCGCCAGCCCTTACCCGCGTTCCCCGCCTCCTCCACCGACACGACCCGCCACGGATCCGGTTCTACCGTGACTCGCGCTTTCCAGCCCTGACCTTCGATCAAAATGCGTCCGTCGTCGAGTGGCACGATGTGGTCTTCCTCCGCGGCCGGCAGTTTCCCGGCGAGAAGGCGAGCAGCCTGCGGTAGCGGCATTGCGGCCACCCCGAGCACCTGTGCAAGGCCGGAGATCTCGATCTGACAGCCCTCGCGAAGATCAAAGAACATGGGCGGATTCACGCCGGACCACGAAGTGAGGGACACCGCCGAGCCGAAAGGCTCGGAAACCGTGATCCGTCCGGCGTCACCGCTTGTCAGGAGCGCCAACCGAAGATTGCTCGAAGAGGCGACCCGGAGACGATAGAGGATGGCCGGATCTGCCTCTAACGGTTGGCCAAGGTGGTCGATTGCCTCTTCGGGTTCAATCGCTGGAGCCCTGGAAGCCGTCGTCGCGCAACCGCTCAGAGCGGAGATCAGAAGCAGGATCGCAGCGACTATGAGCACCGCACCGGTGCCAGTCGCCGCCGAACCGATCCACTTACTCTTCATTCTCGATTCGCTCGAGCAAAGAGCGCGCATGGTCAGGATCATCACAGCCCATATCGAGGCCGAGTTGGAGGTAATGACGACCCTGGTCCGCGTCGCCACTCGCCAGTAGCACCTCGCCGAGGTGACAGAAGATGGTCCCGTCGCCGAAACCGCCCCCGAGGTCGACTGCCCGACGTAGCCAGTGCTCGGCCTGGTCGAGATCGCCCATTCGGAAATGGACCCAGCCCAGACTGTCGAGGTAGGCGGAGTTTTCAGGATCGATGGCGACTGCGCGTGAAATCAGGGCGTACGCCTCCTCGAGGTGAATCTCGCGGTCTGCCAGCATATATCCCAAATAGTTGGCCGCGTCGGCGTCATTTGGCTCGGACTCGACCAACCGACGGAAGAGTTCCGTCGACTCCTCGACCAGACCCAAACGCTCCAGCGCGGCGGCGCGGGTGAACGCGAGATTTCGATCGCTCCCGAGCCGATCGATGGCCGCTGCCGATTCACGATCGACCTCCTCCCAGCGTTCTACCGTCTGCAGGGCCCGCAATCCTGCCAGTACAGTTTCAACGCTGTCGTCGTCGAGCAACGGTCGCAGCCGCCGCCACGCTCTCGGGTCACCCAGCCTGAGACGGAACTCGGCTTCGATTGCCTCCGCTTCGACCTGAGCCGTGCCAGAAAGCGAGGGCTGCAGACGCACCATCGAGGAAACCCCGTCGCCCCACTGCTCGCTGCGACGAAAGGTCTCCGCCAGCAGACGCACGTAATCGACTCCGGCGCTTTCCGCATCGTCGACGCGGTCGAGCCACTCTCGTGCCACCAGCGGGTTTTCTGCCAACAGCTCAATCCGCGCCGCGGTCAAAACGGTACGCACCGCTTCCTGAGAGCCGGGATTCCTGCCGACTTGCCGCCACGCCTGCTCCAACCATTCGCGCGCCTTTTCCTGCTTGCCGGTGCGACTCAGAGACCACGCCATCGCGAGCATCGAATCGAGGTCATTCGGCTCTTTCTTCAGCAGGCGTCGTAGCCGGGAAACCGATTCGTCATGCCGGCCGAGAGACGACAGAAGATGTGCTTCCAGCCTCTGTGCCCGTGCCGAATCCGGAGCCCGCACGAGTACGCGTTGAACGGTCTCAAGGCTCAGCTCCAACCGGCCGCCTTCCCACAGAAGAACGGCTGCCCGCATCAACGAATCGAGGTCGATGTCCTCCAGCCAGCCGAGCATCCGCTCGCCGGCTTCTCCCGGCCGTCCGAGCTCGACCAGGACGTCAACCAAACCCTGTTGGCAAGTCGGGCCCATGGGCCCTCCGCCGGCGCACGAATCATAGAGCTCGAGAGCCTGCTCGAGTTTGCCGGTCTCGCGGAGCAACTCGGCATGCAGAATTGTCAGGCGCGGGTTTCCTGGCCGGTCGCGTCGGAGGTCGGCCACGACTTGTTCGGCCTCGGCGGGTCGATCGAGCCCCTGCAATACTTTTGCCTGGGAATAGAGGAGGTTTACATCACCCGGGTTGCTTTCGATCGCAGCCGTGAGGGCCACCTCGGTCGGACCCAGTAGCTCAGGGTTGCGCGACGCCAGATGAGCCATCGCCAACGCTCGCAAACGGAGGCCCTCAGGGCTCGGATCGGACAACTCGGCGAGGACATCGACGGCTCTTTTGGCCATCCCGATATCGACCAGAAAACTGGCGTATGCCAGGCGAATCTCAGTCACATCGGGTGCGGCAATGACGGCCCTGTCGTAAGCATCCATCGCCTCCCGGAATCGTCCGTTCGCCTCCAAGACGCGGGCCTCGAGATACTGCTCGAGCCCCCTCGGCAGAGCTTGAGCATCGTTCACCGGCAACTCTTGGCCGGTTGTCATCATGGCGACCAACAGGATCGCCGCCGCTGTCAGGCAATTCTTCGGCATTCTCACCCTCGTTGAGGCTGCCGGGTGACCTTGGTTACCGACAGCCAAACACATCGTTCTATGCATGCAATCACGAGTTTACCCTGTATTGTTCCCGGTCTTGTGACGATTCCGTGGTCTCTCCGAGCCCGTCTGCTAGAATCCCGGCCGATGACCGAATCCGACCCACTGGGATCGCTGTTCACCGACCGCACATTCGACGACATAGATCTGCCGGTAGATATTCGCAGAGCCGTCGACGATCTCGGCTTCACGCATCTCACGAAGGTGCAAGCCGAGGTGTTGCCGATGTCTCTCGCCGGCCGCGACATCGTCGCGCAGGCGCAAACCGGATCCGGCAAGACCGCCGCTTACCTGCTGACCGTTTTCACCCATTTTCTCCGCGTTCCGAGGAGTTCTCCGCCCGAGGTCCCGCGAGCACTGATCGTCGCACCGACGCGAGAATTGGCCGTGCAGATCGCGCATGACTCCGAGGGCCTGGGCCACCACGCAGGCATACGAACCCATGTGGTGTTCGGTGGGCTCGATTATCGGAAGCAGCGCGAAATCCTCGAACGCGGGACGGATCTGTTGATCGGCACCCCCGGACGCCTCATCGACTATCACAAAAAGGGATCGTACTCGCTGAAACAGAGCGAGATGGTGGTGATCGATGAATGCGATCGCCTCTTCGACATGGGATTTGCCGACGATCTCCGCTGGCTCCTCCGCCGCATGCCCCATCCCCAGAAACGGCAGTCACTGATGTTCACGGCCACGCTGTCGCAGCGGGTGATGACACTCGGTTGGAGGCAGATGAACGACCCGGCGGAGGTCGTGGTGAGCGCCGAACAGCTCACCCCGGATTCGATCCACCAGGCACTCTACCACGTTGCCACGCGGGAGAAGCTCTCCCTCCTGCTCGGCCTTCTCGAACGAGAGGGCAGCTCGAGAACCATGATCTTCGTCAACACCAAACACCAGGCCAAGCGGTTGGTGGATGATCTCCGGCGCCACGGCTATTCGGCCCGCGGCCTGACCGGCAATGTCGTTCAAACCAAACGACTGCGTGTTCTCGACGAGTTTCGCGACGGCAAGCTGCCGATTCTCGTCGCCACCGACGTCGCCAGCCGGGGCCTCCACATCGAAGGCGTCAGTCACGTCATCAATTACGACCTGCCCCAGGACCCGGAGGACTACGTCCATCGCATCGGCCGGACAGCGCGGGTCGGGGCGGAGGGCAAGGCCATAACTCTCGCGTGTGAAGACTATGTCTACTCGCTCGATGCGATTCAGCGATACGTCGGTTACGAGCTCCCGACGGACTTCGCCGATGACGAACTCTACGCCGAGGTCCGCCCCCGGGATCGGCGGCCCCCGTCGCGCGAACCTCATCGCGGGCGATCGGCACGCACCAGAACTGACCGTTCCACTCAAGGCGAAAAAACATCGAAGGCGCGCAAACGGCGGCGCCGTAGACGACCGCGACGTGGGTCGGGAGGCGGAAAAGGCGACCCGTCAGGATCGAATGACTAGCCCGCGTCTGACCGTCAACATACCCACCCTAACGGATCAATTTCCCCCGAGACCAAGCGATGGTGCGTCGTCGTCGGACCAGTCGGGCACCAGCGGGCCTTCAGTCCACGGGTTGCACCACACAACGTCGCGCGGCATCTCGGAGAGACCCACTGACATCACCGGGACTCGGCCTTTCAGGTCCACGACCTGCAACTGCGCGTCCTTCAGAACCGCTGCAACGTGGCGCTCGTCCGGAGATGTCACGAGTCTGGCCGGTGCCATTTCCAGCGGGACGGTCCATTCTTTCTTTCGTTGCAAACCCTTTTTCTTGTCTCGTTTGAGCTCCCAGATCAAGATCTCGCCGCCACCGTCGTTCCGTTGGACGGCAGTCAACAGAGTCGACCCTCCTGCTGCGAAGACCACATCAATCGGCGTCCCTTCGGTCGGGAATGCGTCTATCGGAGTCAGACTCGCGGGATCCACCAACAGAACACTTCGGGTATCGGCGGCCGCGAGTGACATCAGGCCGAGCGAAAACGAGAGCGCAAAACGCCGAACATCTCCGCCCAGAGGGCGCCTGAACACGAGGCGCCCCTCACTCAGGTTGACCGCAGCCAGACTCGCATCACCATCACCTTTCGGCGACCGCTCAAGGACAAACAGCACGGTGTTGTCCGCCACTACAGCTACCTGCCAGGGGCGTTCGAACGGGATTTCGAACCGATTGATGAGAGCGCGTTCTGGATAGCTCATCACCAACAACTGGTCCGAAAGCACCAGATATCTGTCGGACAGCCGGCCGAAGTGGGGCATCGTGACGCCAGAGATCAATTCCTGGACTGTCAGACTCCGAAGATCGATGACGGTGGTCTTCGAATTGACGAGATCCGGGGCGAAGAGCACTCCACCGGGCGCCGGAAAGAGCCACGCCACCGGACCCGAGGGAATTCCGATCGAGTTTCCAGTGGCCGGATCGACGAGGGTCACCTGGTTGCCCGTTGACGCTGCGAGAATTCCCATCGGAGGACTTTTTTCCGACTTCGCAGCCGAAGCACAGATCGAGATCGAGGCACCGAGGATTGCCGACATCACCAGACCCTTCGAGACAACTCCAACTGCCTTTTTCACTCGACCTCCAGGGGGCGCCCACGCGCTCGCCAGCTGAGCACGCCGCCCTTCAGATTGATGATTTCTTCGAACCCGTGCTCGGCCAGCAACCGCATCGCCCGGGTCGAACGTCGACCGGATCTACTGACCAGAAAGATAGGCCGATCCCGCGGCAGATCACCGATCTCGTCGACGAACTCGCGCAACGGTATGAGACGTGAGTTCGGGAGATGGCCGAACGCGTATTCTTCCGGTTCTCGAACATCGATCAGAACTGCACGGTCCCCCGCCTCTGCCACTGCATCCTCGAATTCCACCACCTTGAGGTGCTGCAGCGGAAAGAGCAACTGCCCGGTGGACGGCGGCAGACGATGGTCGTATGGGTGTTTGGTCAGGGGCTGACATTCGGCGAAGACCCGATGTTCACATTCGTAGCAACAGACGGCGGAGTCTATGGCCTCGTTGAAGAGGAACTCGATTGCGTGATCGGACTCGAGGAAATGACCGCTCCCGAGGATCTGCTCGAAGCCCGTGCGGCGCATGAAATCGCGGACCTCGGGCTGTACGTGGACCAGGTAGAGGTCTCCACCTGCCCCGCGGTATGTTCGGAGCAATCCCTCGAGCACATCGATGCCCGCGAGGTCACACCGATCGACACCATGCATGCGCAAGAGAAGCAGACACTGGCCCGGGTGTGACTCGAGATTCGCCAAAAGGGCGTCTTCCACGTAGCTCGCCGAACCGAAGAAGAGCGATCCCTGAACCCTGATGACCCCGAGCTGCGGACAAGCTGGAGCATCCGGATCCACGATGAAATGATGGAAATTTCTGTCCGGGACGACGGCCTCCACTGTCGGCATGCTCGATTGATAAATGTAAATTGCCAACGACAGGATCACGCCCGCGAGAACCGCGAATTCGAGTGGGAGGATCAAGGTCGCCATGAAGGTCGACATCATGATCCCTGTTTCCGGACGTGAGCTGTGAAGCACCCGACGTACTCCTCGCAAATCGACCATGCGGTACGCGATGAGCATGATCATTCCAGCAAGACTGGCTCGCGGCAGATAAACCGCAAGGGGACCGAAGGCGAGCACGCCTGCGAGAATCAACAGACCACAAAAGACGCTCGACATCTGGCTCCTCGCGCCCGACTGATAATTGACCGCCGAACGTGTGAAGGAGCCTGAGGTCGCGTAACCACTGAACAGGCCGGCAGCGATGTTGGCCATTCCCTGGCCGACCAGTTCCTGATTTGCGTCGAGATGTTCACCACTTTGCCGGGAAATCTCGCGCGCGATCGAAATTGCCTCAATCAGGCCGAGGGCGGCAACCGCAAGCGCACCCGTGAGAAGGGCACCACCTACGTCGCGATCGAAGATCCATCCGATCGAGAAATCGGTAAGATGTGGTATCTCGCTGGGGACCTCGCCGACGACGGCGATACCGAGCCGATCAACGCCAACAACCGCTACCAAAACCCCGGTGGCGATGAGGGCCATCAGGGCGCCGGGCAACTTTCTCGAAAACCCTTCTATCACCAGGATCGCCAGTACCGTCGTGCCTCCCAGTATCAGGCTCGTGAGATGGAATTGGTCGATATTCCGAGCCAGATTGAGAATTGTATGAAGAAGGTGGGGACTCCTCGGAATATCGATGTTCATGAGATTTCCGAGTTGGCCAACAGCAATCAGTACACCCGCCCCGGCTGTGAAGCCGAGCAGCACCGAGCGAGATACGAAGTTGACCAGCATCCCGACACCGACGAACCCCAGGACGATGCACAAGACCCCTACCATGACCGCCATCACACTCGCCGCAACCAGGTATTCCGCACTTCCGATTGCAGCCAGCGGAGTAAGGATAGAGAGAACAAGGATCGAGATTGCGTTCGTCGGACCCGTCGAAAGGTGACGCGAAGAACCCCACAGGGCACCGGCTATGGTCGCCACCATCGCCGAATACAGTCCATAGGTCGGGGGGAGACCGGCAATCGATGCGTAGGCGATGCACTGCGGAATCGCGAGCACGGCGACCGTCGCGCCGGCTACGAGGTCTGGACGGATGTGGCGCACACGATAACCGCTCACGATTTCCCACGGCCGAGTAAACGGCTTCGGATACCTGCGCAACGAATCTGATCCAGCCAACTCCTCTCCTTCGCCCCCAGCATAGCTGACGCCCTCATCACTTGGTGAGATACCCTCAGCGGGTGAGCACGCTGTCCACCGATCTCAAGCGACGAGCCGTCGAGGAGGGCTTCGACCTCGTCGGAATCGCATCCGCCGGTCGAACTCAACACGCGACGGCGCTTGAACGATGGCTCGATGCCGGCATGCACGGAGACATGGAGTACATGGCGGCCACCAGCCACCTTCGCTCCGATCCGCGCCTTCTGCTACCCGGATGCAAGTCCGTCGTGGCTGTCGCCATGAGCTATCGCTGCGACCTGCCCGATTCGACCTCATTCGAAGCCGCGCAGGGGCGTGTTTGGGTCTCACGCTACGCCTGGGGAAGGGACTATCACCGGGTCCTCAAAAAGAGGCTCGTCCGTCTCGGGCGGTGGCTCGCAAATCGGCGTCCTGAGGCTCGCTGGCGAGCGTGCGTTGACACCGCACCGGTGCTCGAGAGGGAGTGGGCGGCAACTGCCGGTCTCGGATGGATCGGCAAGAATACCCTGCTGCTCAACCGTAAGTTCGGCTCGGAGCTATTTCTCGGAATTCTGCTCACCGATCTGGAACTGGCAGCGGACGATCCGGTTCCCGAGCACTGTGGGACCTGTACAGCGTGCCTCGATGCCTGTCCGACCCAGGCCTTCCCGGAGAAAAGGGTCCTCGACTCTCGGCGCTGCGTGGGATACCTGACCGTCGAGCACCGCGGCGAAATACCTGAAGCTCTGCACGGCGAAGTCGGCACGATGATCGCCGGCTGCGACATATGCCAGGAAGTGTGTCCCTGGACCCGGCGCGCTCAGGCGACCACCCATTCGGAGTTTCTTCCGGCCGAGAACCGCTTCCGACCGCTACTCGACGACCTCGAGACCCTCGACGAGGAAGGCTACAGGGAGTGGCGGCGAGGCAGTGCGATCAACCGAATCGGATACCAGCAGTTCCGA from Acidobacteriota bacterium includes these protein-coding regions:
- the queG gene encoding tRNA epoxyqueuosine(34) reductase QueG; amino-acid sequence: MSTLSTDLKRRAVEEGFDLVGIASAGRTQHATALERWLDAGMHGDMEYMAATSHLRSDPRLLLPGCKSVVAVAMSYRCDLPDSTSFEAAQGRVWVSRYAWGRDYHRVLKKRLVRLGRWLANRRPEARWRACVDTAPVLEREWAATAGLGWIGKNTLLLNRKFGSELFLGILLTDLELAADDPVPEHCGTCTACLDACPTQAFPEKRVLDSRRCVGYLTVEHRGEIPEALHGEVGTMIAGCDICQEVCPWTRRAQATTHSEFLPAENRFRPLLDDLETLDEEGYREWRRGSAINRIGYQQFRRNLAIARKYIEKKRG
- a CDS encoding ribose-phosphate pyrophosphokinase gives rise to the protein MLGETPLLVFSGRANPALTESICGYLQIEIGRIRLGNFSDGELYCQIEENARGADVFIVQPTGPPPNENLMELLIMLDAFRRASPARVCVVIPYMGYARQDRKDAPRVPITAKLIANLITTAGADRVLTIDLHAAQIQGFFDIPVDHLYAAPVLIEAIRRKALDKPMLVSPDAGGVERARAFAKRLKVDLAIMDKRRPEANRAEIMNVIGNVEGCDCVIVDDIIDTAGTLVHSAEALIERGARSVYATGVHPVFSGPAIDRLNASAIEKVVVTDTIALNEKARMSQKVEQLSLAVLLGEAIRRIHEGASVSSLFV
- a CDS encoding STAS domain-containing protein, which translates into the protein MAGSDSLRRYPKPFTRPWEIVSGYRVRHIRPDLVAGATVAVLAIPQCIAYASIAGLPPTYGLYSAMVATIAGALWGSSRHLSTGPTNAISILVLSILTPLAAIGSAEYLVAASVMAVMVGVLCIVLGFVGVGMLVNFVSRSVLLGFTAGAGVLIAVGQLGNLMNIDIPRSPHLLHTILNLARNIDQFHLTSLILGGTTVLAILVIEGFSRKLPGALMALIATGVLVAVVGVDRLGIAVVGEVPSEIPHLTDFSIGWIFDRDVGGALLTGALAVAALGLIEAISIAREISRQSGEHLDANQELVGQGMANIAAGLFSGYATSGSFTRSAVNYQSGARSQMSSVFCGLLILAGVLAFGPLAVYLPRASLAGMIMLIAYRMVDLRGVRRVLHSSRPETGIMMSTFMATLILPLEFAVLAGVILSLAIYIYQSSMPTVEAVVPDRNFHHFIVDPDAPACPQLGVIRVQGSLFFGSASYVEDALLANLESHPGQCLLLLRMHGVDRCDLAGIDVLEGLLRTYRGAGGDLYLVHVQPEVRDFMRRTGFEQILGSGHFLESDHAIEFLFNEAIDSAVCCYECEHRVFAECQPLTKHPYDHRLPPSTGQLLFPLQHLKVVEFEDAVAEAGDRAVLIDVREPEEYAFGHLPNSRLIPLREFVDEIGDLPRDRPIFLVSRSGRRSTRAMRLLAEHGFEEIINLKGGVLSWRARGRPLEVE
- a CDS encoding 50S ribosomal protein L25; the encoded protein is MATQTPEITITVEAREGRGSGEAGRMRNQGRVPSVLYGGDKPPVAISVDEHAVREILKGAAGENTIFLLKLQGTDEERLAMIKELQTDPISGQFIHIDFIRITRGHKLTVKMPVELIGDCVGVRHGGRVDFVSRELEIEILPREMFDKFVLDISELEVDEHMTVADLADQLPENAKFLEDEGRVVVVVETPRVVEEEVPEEEALEEEAVISEAAEPEVIGKGKDEGEEGGEGGE
- a CDS encoding tetratricopeptide repeat protein encodes the protein MPKNCLTAAAILLVAMMTTGQELPVNDAQALPRGLEQYLEARVLEANGRFREAMDAYDRAVIAAPDVTEIRLAYASFLVDIGMAKRAVDVLAELSDPSPEGLRLRALAMAHLASRNPELLGPTEVALTAAIESNPGDVNLLYSQAKVLQGLDRPAEAEQVVADLRRDRPGNPRLTILHAELLRETGKLEQALELYDSCAGGGPMGPTCQQGLVDVLVELGRPGEAGERMLGWLEDIDLDSLMRAAVLLWEGGRLELSLETVQRVLVRAPDSARAQRLEAHLLSSLGRHDESVSRLRRLLKKEPNDLDSMLAMAWSLSRTGKQEKAREWLEQAWRQVGRNPGSQEAVRTVLTAARIELLAENPLVAREWLDRVDDAESAGVDYVRLLAETFRRSEQWGDGVSSMVRLQPSLSGTAQVEAEAIEAEFRLRLGDPRAWRRLRPLLDDDSVETVLAGLRALQTVERWEEVDRESAAAIDRLGSDRNLAFTRAAALERLGLVEESTELFRRLVESEPNDADAANYLGYMLADREIHLEEAYALISRAVAIDPENSAYLDSLGWVHFRMGDLDQAEHWLRRAVDLGGGFGDGTIFCHLGEVLLASGDADQGRHYLQLGLDMGCDDPDHARSLLERIENEE
- the ispE gene encoding 4-(cytidine 5'-diphospho)-2-C-methyl-D-erythritol kinase — its product is MILSLPAQAKISLDLRVLGRRKDGYHEVRILQQTIDLTDEVRAEPSPVGDLRLEVQPRGVVPSGRENLVIRAANALRMLSGVVEGARLTLVKDIPVGAGLGGGSSDAAATLLLLDELWNLQLEKDELERLAAGLGSDVPFFLTGGLALATGRGELVQPLPDLQEFGVVLCSPRFEVSTADAYRCYSALSRLTSTRSKDTVDTFVAVSKGNAVAALPWHDLENDLEPAVFEKWPDVGRAVTALRTTSPLHAGMTGSGASACAVYPDVTTARRAASGIDEHWKVRVAATTRRTRARQVAEKTEGEREEFV
- a CDS encoding DEAD/DEAH box helicase translates to MTESDPLGSLFTDRTFDDIDLPVDIRRAVDDLGFTHLTKVQAEVLPMSLAGRDIVAQAQTGSGKTAAYLLTVFTHFLRVPRSSPPEVPRALIVAPTRELAVQIAHDSEGLGHHAGIRTHVVFGGLDYRKQREILERGTDLLIGTPGRLIDYHKKGSYSLKQSEMVVIDECDRLFDMGFADDLRWLLRRMPHPQKRQSLMFTATLSQRVMTLGWRQMNDPAEVVVSAEQLTPDSIHQALYHVATREKLSLLLGLLEREGSSRTMIFVNTKHQAKRLVDDLRRHGYSARGLTGNVVQTKRLRVLDEFRDGKLPILVATDVASRGLHIEGVSHVINYDLPQDPEDYVHRIGRTARVGAEGKAITLACEDYVYSLDAIQRYVGYELPTDFADDELYAEVRPRDRRPPSREPHRGRSARTRTDRSTQGEKTSKARKRRRRRRPRRGSGGGKGDPSGSND